In Chryseobacterium oryzae, the genomic stretch CCCCGATTTGAGTAAAAGTAATGGGTGGATTAAAAAATCTCCCCCAAATAATGAAAAACACATTCAACAAAAGGATGATGAATATAACCTGCTTTATTTTTTTCCACATAAGCACAAAACTTACTGCAAAAATATAAAAATACTGCGAGTTACTTTAATTCCTTCATAAAAGTGAGTTGGTAATCTGGCAATAATTCGGGATGTAAGATTTTTATATAATCCTTTAAAACAACATCACAACGTACGATTCCACTTTCGAAAAAATCGTTGGCTTTACCTTTCTCTTTCCCTACCATACTGTACATTTTACCATGATTGAAGACATTAAGCTTAGCATAAAACGGATTTACAGTCAGCAATTCTTTTTTGGATTGGTGATTTCCTACATTCAGCCAAAACTGAATATTTTTTGATTTTGAAAAAACTTCTTCAAAATTCATTGTTACCGCTTTTGTGTCGGAATTATCCTTCAAAATATAATCTCCATGAGCATCTGAAACAAGTTTTGCAAAAGAAGTATTACCTCCCGGAAGATACCAAATGTCACCATACATTTCGTTTGCTAAAACCCCTGGACTGTTGGGCGCTTTCGAAGCCAATGTTTTTAAAGTATTATAATTTTTTTCAATCTCTTTAAATTTAGACTCTGCCAATTCCTCTTTTCCAAGCAGCTTACCAAATACTTTGATGTAAGCAGCTTTTTCTAAAGGATTTTCTTCGTTAAATTCATCAAGAAAAATAACTTTAATTCCGTTATTTTTTAATACCTCATAAGTATTCTGAAAATTTGCGATATAGTTCGTAAAAACAGCATCTGGTTTCAGAGAAATAATTTTTTCTATATCATATTTCTGTTCACTTCCGACATTATGAATTTTCTTCTGCTGTATTAAGTTACCTATTTTCTCAGAATAAATATATTCCGGGCTGGAAACTCCAATAATTAAATTTTCAGCATTCAGCTCGCCAATATATCCCGACATACTTGCGCTGAGCAAAACAATTCTTTTAAAAGGCAGAACATTTTTCTCAATGGAATAATTAAAATTACCCGATTTAAGGTGAAAAGAATTTTTATCATCCCGTAATTCTACTAGCTTAGAGACCGAAACCGTTTCAAAAGAATCATTTTTTGTTTCTCTTTTACAGGCAATTAATGTAAATATGGTAAATAGAAGTAAAATTTTGGCTTTCATCTTTCAAAGAAAAGAAAAAAGTATTATATTTGCAAACCTTTAAACAAGGCCTCGTGGCGCAACTGAATAGCGCATCTGATTACGGCTCAGAAGGTTACAGGTTTGAATCCTGTCGAGGTCACAAGACCGACATTAGAAGATAATTCACTTCTTTGTCGGTTTTTTTTATTCCCTAACTCCTTCTTAATCAAAAAGATACTATTAGCAAAACTATTGATTTTTGTGGTTTGAAAATTCTCTCCATCAAAGATTAACTTTTCAGGATATATCAAACCAACAATAGCCCTTTTATCCATTGTGTTCGCATTTTTATATCTTTCAGAAATATTTATAATGGAATCAAGTGCTTTATTTATCCTTTGTTCAAAATTATTATTTTCAGCTGAACTCTTTAAAGCATTTAACTTAACCTTCAGATTTTCTATTTCAATTTTGTATTTATTTTTTATGCTTCTAAAATCTTCTTCATCTAATTTATCTTCAATGAACATATCTCGTGCTTTTTCAATTCTTTGCTCTATTCCAGTAAGCTTATTTTGAAGTACTTTGCGTTCATCACCAACGCTATTTGACGCAACTGCAAAATTTTGAACAAATATTGCTTTCAATATTTTTGCTGCACCATTGTTAAAGGTGAATTTTGAAAGTTCTTCCACAAATAAATCATTGACAATTTCAGAATTGTGTCTAAAACCACAATCAACTGTACAATGGTAGTAATAATAATGTTTACTTCTTCCCTTTGCACTGCTGGCTGTCAAGTTTTTATTACACTTTGGACATAGTAAAAGTCCTCTCAAAGGATAGCGTTCCTCATTTATTATACGACCAGCAGGTAAAAAGTCATCTTGATTACTTTTTCTAAATAGAATGCTTTGTACCTTCAAGAATAAATCCTCTGAGATTAAAGCATCGTGCTTTCCCTCAATTATTCTCTCTTCTTCATCATTATAAGCTTTTAACAAAAGTTTGCCTGTATATACTATATTTCTTAAAGCTTCCATAAACGAATTTTTTGTAAGTTTCCTTCCTTCACGTTTATTCATTTCTTTAAGAACCACAGCAGTAGGAAGATGTCCTTTGGCTACCTGTTTAAAAGCCCAAATTATATTTGATGCTTCAGGTTCTTTGACTGCAACATATTTTCTCCCGTCCTCTTTACTTCTATTAATATATCCATACGGAGCTATTCCCATCATCCGCCCTTCTCTGATAGCTCTTCTCATTCC encodes the following:
- a CDS encoding ABC transporter substrate-binding protein; this encodes MKAKILLLFTIFTLIACKRETKNDSFETVSVSKLVELRDDKNSFHLKSGNFNYSIEKNVLPFKRIVLLSASMSGYIGELNAENLIIGVSSPEYIYSEKIGNLIQQKKIHNVGSEQKYDIEKIISLKPDAVFTNYIANFQNTYEVLKNNGIKVIFLDEFNEENPLEKAAYIKVFGKLLGKEELAESKFKEIEKNYNTLKTLASKAPNSPGVLANEMYGDIWYLPGGNTSFAKLVSDAHGDYILKDNSDTKAVTMNFEEVFSKSKNIQFWLNVGNHQSKKELLTVNPFYAKLNVFNHGKMYSMVGKEKGKANDFFESGIVRCDVVLKDYIKILHPELLPDYQLTFMKELK
- a CDS encoding recombinase family protein, giving the protein MKIADLYIRVSTDEQADKGYSQRDQEERLRKHCSSLNIAIGNVIYEDHSAKTFERPEWKKYMYGFRRLRNIKEGRLLLFTKWDRFSRNTSEAYQMISNLNKLNITPQAIEQPLDLRVPENKLLLAIYLSTPEVENDRRAMNVTYGMRRAIREGRMMGIAPYGYINRSKEDGRKYVAVKEPEASNIIWAFKQVAKGHLPTAVVLKEMNKREGRKLTKNSFMEALRNIVYTGKLLLKAYNDEEERIIEGKHDALISEDLFLKVQSILFRKSNQDDFLPAGRIINEERYPLRGLLLCPKCNKNLTASSAKGRSKHYYYYHCTVDCGFRHNSEIVNDLFVEELSKFTFNNGAAKILKAIFVQNFAVASNSVGDERKVLQNKLTGIEQRIEKARDMFIEDKLDEEDFRSIKNKYKIEIENLKVKLNALKSSAENNNFEQRINKALDSIINISERYKNANTMDKRAIVGLIYPEKLIFDGENFQTTKINSFANSIFLIKKELGNKKNRQRSELSSNVGLVTSTGFKPVTF